The Desulfatitalea tepidiphila genome window below encodes:
- a CDS encoding nicotinate phosphoribosyltransferase, protein MTPSSPMLTDLYELTMSAAYFQSGVKGKGTFSLFTRKDPHRGFYVAAGIQNALDFLESLHFEDQDIAYLSDLKLFSDDFLNFLAGMRFNGEVWALAEGTPFFADEPIMEVTAPIIESQLVETYLINAVGLATMIATKGARCVHVAQGRGLIDFSLRRTQGTDAGMTVARSTYLSGFDATSNVLAGQRYGIPVSGTMAHSFVQAFPNEIDAFRTYARLFPEKTILLIDTYDTVQGAHLAVEVAHEMRAKGSQLKGVRLDSGDMIDLSRQVRRILDDGGCREVQIFASGGFDEFGLAEALAQGAPIDAFGVGTKVGVSADSPYMDLVYKLVQIDERPVRKLSTGKVTLAGQKQVYRRFSSETGQMVEDIIAKRGETIEDAEPLLAPMMRSGRRLAAQPSLSQIRDRFQRQFKAIPDAFKALEAPARFPVRVSKQLAALQQQIHH, encoded by the coding sequence ATGACACCATCGAGCCCGATGCTCACCGATTTGTATGAACTGACCATGTCGGCCGCCTATTTTCAAAGCGGCGTCAAGGGAAAGGGAACCTTTTCCCTGTTCACGCGCAAGGATCCTCACCGGGGTTTCTATGTGGCTGCGGGTATACAAAACGCCTTGGATTTTCTTGAGAGTCTTCATTTCGAAGATCAGGATATCGCCTATCTGTCCGACCTGAAACTCTTTTCAGACGACTTTTTAAATTTCCTGGCCGGCATGCGCTTCAACGGTGAAGTGTGGGCGCTGGCGGAAGGCACACCTTTCTTTGCCGATGAACCGATCATGGAGGTAACGGCGCCGATCATAGAGAGCCAACTGGTCGAGACCTATCTGATCAACGCCGTCGGGTTGGCCACCATGATCGCCACCAAGGGGGCCCGCTGCGTCCATGTGGCCCAGGGGAGAGGTCTCATCGATTTTTCCCTGCGCCGCACCCAGGGCACGGATGCCGGCATGACCGTCGCACGCAGCACTTATCTTTCCGGATTCGATGCGACCAGCAATGTACTCGCTGGTCAGCGATATGGGATTCCGGTGTCCGGCACCATGGCCCACTCGTTTGTCCAGGCGTTTCCTAACGAAATCGATGCCTTTCGCACATATGCGCGGCTGTTTCCCGAAAAAACCATCCTGCTGATCGACACGTATGACACCGTTCAGGGGGCCCATCTCGCCGTCGAGGTAGCCCATGAGATGAGAGCGAAAGGGAGCCAACTCAAGGGAGTCCGTCTGGATAGCGGCGATATGATCGATTTGAGCCGCCAGGTGCGCCGCATTCTCGATGACGGCGGCTGCCGGGAGGTTCAGATTTTTGCCAGCGGTGGGTTCGACGAATTCGGTCTGGCCGAGGCCCTGGCCCAGGGTGCCCCCATAGACGCTTTCGGCGTGGGAACCAAGGTCGGCGTGTCGGCCGATTCCCCCTACATGGATCTGGTCTACAAGCTGGTTCAAATCGATGAGCGGCCGGTACGCAAACTGTCCACAGGAAAAGTGACCCTGGCTGGTCAAAAACAGGTCTATCGTCGTTTTTCGAGCGAGACGGGCCAAATGGTCGAGGACATTATCGCGAAACGCGGCGAAACCATTGAGGACGCCGAACCCTTGCTGGCGCCCATGATGCGATCGGGTCGCCGTCTTGCGGCCCAACCGAGCCTGTCCCAGATCCGTGACCGCTTCCAGCGCCAATTCAAGGCAATTCCCGATGCCTTCAAGGCTCTCGAGGCACCGGCGAGATTTCCCGTGCGGGTCAGCAAGCAGCTGGCCGCTTTGCAACAGCAGATCCATCACTAG
- a CDS encoding Hsp20/alpha crystallin family protein has product MELMKWTPTIDLFNAYSRFNSLWDQFFASGPTSASRESLWNWNPAVDVYENDDAIVVKAELPGVDKDKIAVDIQGRTLTLKGERSSENEVKEENYYRKERVHGRFERSFALPADVDPESVKAQFKDGVLTIEVPKPEDRKPKQITVH; this is encoded by the coding sequence ATGGAACTGATGAAATGGACCCCCACAATAGATTTGTTCAACGCTTACAGCCGCTTCAATTCATTGTGGGATCAATTTTTCGCGTCTGGCCCGACTTCGGCCAGCCGAGAAAGCCTGTGGAACTGGAATCCAGCGGTGGATGTATATGAAAACGATGATGCCATCGTCGTGAAAGCCGAATTGCCCGGCGTGGACAAAGATAAGATCGCAGTCGATATTCAGGGGCGCACATTGACGCTGAAGGGCGAACGTTCCTCGGAAAACGAGGTGAAAGAGGAAAATTACTATCGAAAGGAGCGCGTGCACGGGCGGTTTGAACGTTCGTTTGCACTGCCTGCGGATGTGGATCCTGAATCCGTCAAAGCGCAATTCAAGGATGGCGTGCTGACCATTGAGGTACCCAAGCCTGAAGACCGTAAGCCCAAACAGATAACGGTTCATTGA
- the gltA gene encoding NADPH-dependent glutamate synthase yields the protein MAEKTEQTGRVPMPEQAPEIRKRNFDEVPTGYTVKMAQEEAARCIQCKKPGCVTGCPVGVDIPGFIHLITEGDLTGAIRHIWTRNALPAVCGRVCPQEIQCEGNCVMAKKGKPIAIGNLERFCADYEREHGTGALPPKAASTGKRVAVVGSGPSGLTVAGDLILKGHDVTVMEAFHKPGGVLVYGIPEFRLPKAIVAQEVNFLERLGVKVQCDTVVGRTVSLDELFEQGYDAIYLGVGAGLPRFMNIPGENLIGILSANEYLTRANLMKAYKFPDVDTPIPLGKNVVVLGAGNVAMDSARTAMRLGADTVRIVYRRSREEMPARKAEIHHAEEEGIEFFLLTNPVEYLGDASGRLTGMRCLKMELGEPDDSGRRRPIPIKGSEFEMETDLVIVAVGSGANPLLTQSTPDLALNKWGYIVTEQETGKTSKRGVWAGGDIVTGAATVILAMGAGRASANSMHSYLTLGW from the coding sequence ATGGCGGAAAAAACTGAGCAAACCGGCCGCGTACCCATGCCCGAACAGGCCCCTGAAATTCGCAAACGCAATTTTGATGAAGTCCCCACCGGCTACACCGTGAAGATGGCCCAGGAAGAGGCGGCCCGATGTATTCAATGTAAAAAGCCGGGATGTGTGACCGGCTGCCCCGTAGGGGTGGACATCCCCGGTTTCATCCATTTGATCACCGAGGGTGACCTGACCGGTGCGATTCGGCATATTTGGACCCGCAACGCCCTTCCGGCGGTCTGTGGACGAGTATGTCCCCAGGAGATCCAATGTGAAGGCAATTGCGTCATGGCCAAGAAGGGAAAGCCGATCGCCATCGGCAACCTGGAACGCTTCTGCGCCGATTACGAACGGGAGCACGGGACGGGCGCATTACCGCCAAAAGCGGCTTCCACCGGCAAGCGAGTCGCCGTGGTGGGCTCCGGCCCGTCAGGATTGACCGTGGCCGGTGATTTGATTCTCAAGGGGCACGATGTCACCGTCATGGAAGCATTTCATAAACCCGGCGGTGTGCTGGTTTACGGCATTCCCGAATTCAGGCTCCCCAAGGCCATCGTAGCCCAGGAGGTCAATTTTCTCGAACGATTGGGTGTCAAGGTGCAATGCGACACCGTCGTCGGTCGCACCGTTTCCCTGGACGAATTGTTCGAGCAGGGCTACGATGCCATTTATCTGGGGGTCGGTGCGGGCCTGCCGCGTTTCATGAATATTCCCGGTGAAAACCTGATCGGCATCCTTTCGGCCAACGAATACCTAACCCGGGCCAACCTCATGAAGGCCTATAAATTCCCAGACGTGGACACACCGATTCCCCTGGGAAAAAACGTGGTCGTGCTGGGTGCCGGCAATGTGGCCATGGACTCGGCCCGCACGGCCATGCGCCTGGGCGCTGATACGGTTCGCATCGTCTATCGCCGTTCCCGGGAAGAGATGCCGGCCCGTAAAGCGGAAATCCACCATGCCGAAGAAGAGGGCATCGAATTTTTCCTGCTCACCAACCCTGTCGAATATCTGGGCGATGCCAGCGGGCGTCTTACGGGAATGCGCTGCCTGAAGATGGAGCTGGGTGAACCCGATGACTCGGGGCGCCGTCGGCCCATACCGATCAAGGGATCGGAATTTGAAATGGAGACCGATTTGGTGATCGTGGCGGTCGGTTCCGGGGCCAACCCGTTGCTGACCCAATCCACACCCGATCTGGCCCTTAATAAATGGGGCTATATCGTCACCGAACAGGAGACTGGCAAGACCTCGAAAAGAGGCGTTTGGGCCGGTGGGGATATCGTCACCGGCGCAGCCACCGTCATCCTGGCCATGGGGGCGGGGCGTGCGTCCGCCAATTCGATGCACAGCTATTTGACCTTGGGGTGGTAG
- a CDS encoding sulfide/dihydroorotate dehydrogenase-like FAD/NAD-binding protein yields MFKILRRQEMAKGTVVLNEIEAPLIANKAKPGQFVILKANETGERIPLTMADSDPKKGTITVIYMVVGKSTALFRDLKEGEGYQDVIGPLGRPTHIEKVGNVLCVGGGTGVAVLHPITRALKQAGNHVTCVIGARNKDLLILEDEMRAASTTLHVCTDDGSYGHHGFVTQVVEEILKKETVQQAVAIGPVPMMKAVCNITKAFNVPTLVSLNPIMIDGTGMCGGCRVTVGQKTKFACVDGPEFDGHQVNFDELMLRLKAYCEEEKHCYEDYCRLTD; encoded by the coding sequence ATGTTTAAGATCCTGCGTCGCCAAGAGATGGCTAAAGGAACGGTAGTTCTCAATGAAATTGAAGCACCTTTGATTGCAAACAAGGCAAAGCCGGGACAGTTTGTGATCCTCAAGGCCAATGAAACCGGAGAGCGGATTCCATTGACCATGGCCGATAGCGATCCCAAAAAGGGTACTATAACGGTGATTTACATGGTAGTCGGGAAATCCACGGCGCTTTTCCGTGATCTCAAAGAGGGCGAGGGGTATCAAGACGTCATCGGCCCCCTGGGACGCCCAACCCATATCGAAAAGGTGGGCAACGTGCTGTGCGTGGGCGGCGGGACCGGGGTGGCCGTTCTCCATCCCATCACGCGGGCTCTGAAGCAGGCTGGGAATCACGTCACCTGCGTGATCGGTGCCCGAAACAAAGACTTGTTGATCCTCGAAGACGAGATGCGCGCCGCATCCACCACCCTGCACGTCTGCACCGATGACGGTTCATATGGACATCACGGATTTGTCACCCAAGTGGTCGAGGAGATACTCAAGAAAGAGACCGTTCAGCAGGCCGTCGCCATCGGTCCCGTGCCCATGATGAAGGCGGTTTGCAACATCACCAAGGCTTTTAATGTTCCCACCCTGGTCAGCCTCAATCCGATCATGATCGACGGCACCGGGATGTGCGGCGGATGCCGGGTCACGGTGGGCCAAAAGACCAAGTTTGCCTGTGTGGATGGGCCTGAGTTTGACGGCCATCAGGTCAACTTCGATGAGTTGATGCTGCGCCTGAAGGCGTACTGCGAAGAAGAGAAGCACTGCTACGAAGATTACTGCCGACTCACGGATTGA
- a CDS encoding TatD family hydrolase has protein sequence MKIFDSHCHLDDKSYDNDLDEVIRRAHAAEVCAMMQVGIDLDTSQKGVSIAHRFDNVYASVGLHPHDAKSGNEEKIAAFGALAEDKRVKAWGEIGLDFNRMYSPQSDQEYWFVRQIEASEAAGLPMIFHERDSEGRFLQLLKPHWGPHRQGVVHCFSGTDDELDAYLSMGLCIGITGILTVKTRGETLRRMVRRIPVEQLLVETDAPYLTPTPERNKFRRNEPAFVRTVLFKLAEIRQVSAEEMASATWTNTCRLFHIPGE, from the coding sequence ATGAAGATATTCGACAGCCACTGCCATTTGGACGACAAGAGTTACGACAATGATCTGGACGAGGTGATCCGCCGGGCCCATGCGGCCGAGGTGTGTGCCATGATGCAGGTCGGTATCGACCTGGACACGTCTCAAAAAGGGGTCTCAATCGCCCACCGGTTCGACAACGTGTACGCTTCGGTTGGTCTGCACCCCCATGATGCGAAAAGCGGCAATGAAGAGAAGATCGCGGCGTTCGGTGCGCTCGCTGAAGACAAACGGGTCAAGGCTTGGGGGGAAATCGGACTGGACTTCAATCGCATGTATTCCCCTCAAAGTGACCAGGAGTACTGGTTTGTGCGCCAGATCGAGGCGTCCGAGGCCGCCGGCCTGCCCATGATATTTCACGAACGAGACAGCGAGGGGCGGTTCCTGCAGCTGCTCAAACCCCATTGGGGACCCCATCGCCAGGGGGTGGTCCATTGCTTCTCCGGCACGGATGACGAACTCGATGCCTATCTCTCAATGGGGCTTTGCATCGGCATCACGGGCATATTGACCGTCAAGACCCGCGGTGAAACCCTGCGCCGCATGGTGCGGCGAATACCGGTAGAACAGCTGCTGGTGGAAACCGATGCCCCCTATCTGACTCCCACCCCGGAACGAAACAAGTTTCGCCGTAACGAACCCGCATTTGTTCGCACGGTGCTGTTCAAGCTGGCTGAAATCCGCCAGGTGTCCGCCGAAGAGATGGCATCGGCGACCTGGACCAATACCTGTCGCCTATTCCATATCCCCGGGGAGTAA
- a CDS encoding DVU0298 family protein, which yields MALRQLKQEVLRLFQAKDLATAMKAVAAMPARQVVNPLFGLLYHGDPRVRWYAVAAMGEVVSALADRDMESARVIMRRLMWNLNDESGGIGWGSPEAMGEIMARHGGLAREYASILVSYLDPNGNHLEHEGLQAGLLWAVGRLARIRPDLVEDARELLVIHFTSNNPRLRGMALWASLALRPRPDVGRLLHPLCADPAEIAIFQDGELIFMRLGDLAAELLPGDME from the coding sequence ATGGCCCTGCGCCAATTAAAACAAGAGGTTCTTCGGCTGTTCCAGGCCAAAGATCTGGCCACGGCGATGAAGGCGGTCGCGGCGATGCCGGCGCGCCAGGTGGTCAATCCGCTTTTCGGACTCCTTTACCATGGCGATCCAAGGGTGCGCTGGTATGCGGTGGCGGCCATGGGCGAGGTGGTGTCGGCGCTGGCCGATCGCGACATGGAATCGGCCCGTGTGATCATGCGACGCCTGATGTGGAATCTCAACGATGAATCGGGCGGCATCGGCTGGGGATCGCCGGAAGCCATGGGAGAAATCATGGCGCGCCACGGCGGGCTGGCCCGGGAGTATGCTTCGATTCTCGTATCCTACCTGGATCCAAACGGCAATCATCTCGAGCACGAAGGTCTACAGGCGGGATTGCTCTGGGCCGTGGGGCGTCTGGCCCGCATTCGTCCCGACCTGGTGGAGGACGCCCGAGAGTTGCTCGTCATCCATTTCACTTCGAACAATCCCCGCCTGCGCGGCATGGCGTTGTGGGCGTCACTCGCCCTGAGGCCGAGGCCCGACGTGGGGCGTCTTTTGCATCCCTTGTGTGCCGACCCGGCCGAGATAGCGATATTTCAAGATGGCGAATTGATATTCATGCGCCTCGGCGATCTTGCCGCCGAATTACTCCCCGGGGATATGGAATAG
- a CDS encoding DsrE family protein: MKKMVLFVFNGDPMCFIHVLLNALDMQTRGDEGRIVVEGAATRLIGELAKPDHALYALWEKVKQAGLVEGVCKACSLKMGTLQAAQDQGLTLLDEMNGHPSMARYRQEGYELITF, encoded by the coding sequence ATGAAAAAAATGGTGCTGTTCGTCTTCAATGGCGATCCCATGTGTTTCATTCATGTGCTGCTCAACGCGCTGGACATGCAAACGCGCGGTGATGAGGGTCGCATCGTCGTGGAGGGAGCGGCCACGCGCCTGATCGGTGAATTGGCCAAGCCTGATCACGCCTTGTATGCCCTTTGGGAAAAGGTCAAGCAGGCGGGTCTGGTGGAAGGGGTCTGCAAGGCCTGCTCTCTGAAGATGGGAACTCTGCAGGCCGCTCAGGATCAGGGGTTGACCCTGCTGGACGAGATGAACGGCCATCCGAGCATGGCCCGCTATCGCCAGGAGGGGTATGAGTTGATCACATTTTAG
- a CDS encoding ferredoxin, producing the protein MKRPVVDMAACTLCMGCVAVCPEVFSLNDAGYIAVADLTVYPQACVDEGAKYCPEDAISWEEE; encoded by the coding sequence ATGAAACGACCGGTCGTGGATATGGCCGCCTGCACCCTTTGCATGGGGTGTGTGGCGGTCTGCCCGGAAGTGTTCAGCCTGAACGACGCGGGTTATATCGCCGTGGCCGATCTGACTGTGTATCCCCAGGCCTGCGTGGACGAGGGCGCCAAGTACTGCCCGGAAGATGCCATCTCCTGGGAAGAAGAGTAG
- a CDS encoding FprA family A-type flavoprotein has protein sequence MKPIEIASGIYDVGVNDWNIDDFHGYSTPLGTSYNSFLVLDEKVTLIDTVKKEFADQLIANIAQIVDPHKIDYVISNHTEMDHSGSLTRVMHRIGEDKPVYCSRMGAKNLALHFAPKLNYQPVTDGQELSLGRRTLSFLETRMVHWPDSMFTYLKEDKILFSSDGFGQHYAGFEKFDDVVGHTIMPHAKKYFANILLLYAPLILKLIEKVVQMGLEIKMICPDHGVIWRTAPEKIIDAYGEWSKQTPKRKAVLVYDTMWHSTERMADAIAAGLSAEGIQVRPMYLRKWHRSDIMTEVLDAKAVVVGSPTLNNGLFPTVSDFLTYMKGLKPVGKIGAAFGSYGWSGEAAKLITQELETMKFDIIEPVRQQYVPSDAALEESYAFGQAIGRSINAQVPA, from the coding sequence ATGAAACCCATTGAAATTGCAAGTGGTATTTACGACGTCGGCGTCAACGACTGGAATATCGATGACTTCCACGGGTACTCCACACCTTTGGGAACCAGCTACAATTCATTTTTGGTCCTGGACGAGAAGGTGACGCTGATCGATACGGTCAAGAAAGAATTTGCCGACCAGCTGATCGCCAACATCGCTCAGATCGTGGACCCGCATAAGATCGACTATGTGATCAGCAACCACACCGAAATGGATCATTCGGGGAGTCTCACCCGCGTGATGCATCGCATCGGAGAAGATAAACCGGTTTACTGCTCCAGGATGGGCGCCAAGAATCTGGCCCTGCACTTTGCGCCCAAACTCAATTACCAACCCGTCACGGACGGTCAGGAGCTGAGTCTGGGGCGCAGGACCCTCTCTTTTCTGGAAACCCGCATGGTGCACTGGCCCGACAGCATGTTCACCTACTTGAAAGAGGATAAGATCCTCTTCTCGAGTGATGGTTTTGGTCAACACTACGCCGGATTCGAAAAGTTCGACGACGTGGTGGGCCATACGATCATGCCGCATGCCAAGAAGTACTTTGCCAACATTTTGCTCCTCTATGCCCCATTGATTCTCAAACTCATCGAAAAAGTGGTCCAGATGGGTTTGGAGATCAAGATGATCTGTCCCGACCATGGCGTGATCTGGCGCACGGCGCCGGAGAAGATCATCGACGCGTATGGGGAGTGGAGCAAGCAGACGCCCAAACGCAAGGCCGTGCTGGTATACGATACCATGTGGCACAGCACCGAAAGAATGGCCGACGCCATCGCCGCCGGGCTCAGCGCGGAAGGCATACAGGTGCGTCCCATGTATCTTCGCAAGTGGCATCGCAGCGACATCATGACCGAAGTGTTGGATGCCAAGGCCGTGGTCGTCGGCTCTCCCACGCTGAACAACGGGCTTTTTCCCACGGTCAGCGATTTTCTGACCTACATGAAGGGACTCAAACCGGTGGGAAAAATCGGCGCTGCCTTTGGTTCATACGGATGGAGTGGTGAAGCCGCCAAACTCATCACCCAGGAACTCGAAACCATGAAGTTCGACATCATCGAGCCGGTCCGCCAGCAGTATGTGCCCTCAGATGCCGCTCTGGAAGAGAGCTACGCCTTCGGCCAGGCCATCGGACGCAGTATCAACGCGCAGGTTCCCGCATGA
- the rd gene encoding rubredoxin, which translates to MDRYVCTICGYVYDPEQGDPDNGVEPGTPFKDVPGDWVCPVCGASKDEFEKEE; encoded by the coding sequence ATGGACCGTTATGTATGCACGATTTGCGGGTATGTTTATGATCCAGAACAGGGTGATCCGGACAACGGCGTGGAGCCCGGTACCCCATTCAAGGACGTGCCTGGTGATTGGGTCTGCCCGGTTTGCGGTGCGTCCAAAGATGAGTTTGAAAAAGAGGAGTAG